In the Grimontia kaedaensis genome, one interval contains:
- a CDS encoding HlyD family type I secretion periplasmic adaptor subunit — protein MTNALKREDIEMTDDVYGAMLTDAPVRYRLVIWGVFTFFAAIIAWAAFASLDRVTRGEGKVIPSSQVQLIQSLDGGILQAMYVQEGQLVKQGEPLARIDDTRFRSDFAQQEEEVSSLRANIIRMRSELRSIELSPTAPNWREQIAITLSPLEFPTELEESEPALIEGQRQEYEGRLLDLKNRLEILARQILQKQQESQEIESKIRTLSDSFGLIKRELKITIPLAKKGIVSEVDLLKLERQVNDLKGELNSLRLMQPKIKATVDEAILKRREAVLAFSNETRSKMSELETRLSRLSQAQVGAQDKVDKAVITAPVTGTIKTIHINTLGGVVQPGVDLIEIVPAEDKLLIEAKIAPKDIAFLHAGLPSVVKVTAYDFTRYGGLNGTLEHISADTTQDEEGNSFYLVRIRTENSSLEKKDGSELPIIPGMLTSVDIITGKRTVLEYLLNPVLRAKESALRER, from the coding sequence ATGACTAACGCACTAAAGCGTGAAGACATTGAAATGACCGATGACGTCTATGGTGCCATGCTGACAGACGCACCGGTGCGATACCGTCTTGTTATCTGGGGCGTATTTACTTTCTTCGCTGCCATTATCGCCTGGGCGGCATTTGCTTCTTTAGACCGTGTCACCCGCGGTGAAGGCAAGGTTATTCCTTCCTCTCAGGTCCAGCTCATTCAAAGCTTGGATGGCGGTATTTTACAAGCCATGTATGTGCAAGAAGGCCAGTTAGTCAAACAAGGCGAGCCCCTAGCCCGCATTGATGATACCCGCTTCCGTTCTGACTTTGCGCAGCAAGAAGAAGAAGTCTCCAGCCTACGTGCCAACATTATTCGTATGCGCTCAGAGCTTCGCAGCATTGAGCTGTCTCCTACCGCGCCAAATTGGCGGGAACAAATTGCCATCACCCTGTCTCCGCTTGAGTTTCCTACCGAGCTTGAAGAGTCAGAGCCTGCGCTTATTGAAGGACAGCGTCAGGAATACGAAGGTCGTTTATTGGATCTGAAAAACCGCCTTGAGATTCTGGCTCGCCAGATTTTACAAAAGCAACAAGAGAGTCAGGAAATTGAATCCAAAATCCGTACTTTGTCAGACAGTTTTGGCCTGATAAAGCGTGAACTCAAAATTACTATTCCATTGGCGAAAAAAGGCATCGTTTCAGAAGTCGATTTGCTCAAACTCGAACGCCAGGTCAATGATCTTAAAGGCGAGTTGAACTCCCTTCGTCTAATGCAGCCCAAAATCAAAGCGACAGTAGATGAAGCAATTTTGAAACGTCGTGAAGCAGTACTCGCATTCAGCAATGAAACCCGCTCAAAGATGAGTGAGTTGGAAACCCGTCTTTCTCGCTTAAGCCAAGCGCAGGTAGGTGCACAGGATAAAGTAGACAAAGCCGTCATCACGGCGCCAGTTACTGGCACAATCAAAACCATTCATATCAATACCCTCGGTGGCGTCGTGCAGCCGGGTGTTGATTTGATAGAAATCGTTCCTGCCGAGGATAAACTTCTTATCGAAGCCAAGATCGCACCGAAGGATATCGCTTTCCTGCACGCAGGCCTGCCCTCCGTCGTCAAGGTAACGGCATACGACTTCACACGCTATGGTGGCCTCAACGGTACGTTAGAGCACATCAGTGCGGATACCACGCAGGACGAGGAAGGTAACAGTTTTTATTTGGTTAGGATCCGGACGGAGAATTCCAGTTTGGAGAAAAAGGATGGCAGCGAACTGCCGATTATTCCCGGCATGTTGACCTCAGTCGACATCATTACTGGAAAACGAACTGTACTGGAATATCTGCTCAACCCAGTTTTGCGAGCAAAAGAATCCGCTTTACGTGAGCGATAA